A genome region from Hevea brasiliensis isolate MT/VB/25A 57/8 chromosome 9, ASM3005281v1, whole genome shotgun sequence includes the following:
- the LOC110642212 gene encoding probable prolyl 4-hydroxylase 10 isoform X1: protein MAKGRYSRLPARKSSSSTMILTLLLMFTFVILILLALGILSIPSNSGDPSRKANDLSTIVHNKVDRYGVFAVMLSSVLLNWNWDLVIYLIVCNCSIEGDDGGQEHWAEVISWEPRASIYHNFLSKEECDYLINLAKPHMQKSTVVDSETGKSKDSRVRTSSGTFLPRGRDKKIREIEKRIADFTFIPVEHGEGLQVLHYEVGQKYEPHFDYFMDEFNTKNGGQRIATVLMYLSDVEEGGETVFPSAKGNYSAVPWWNELSECGKGGLSVKPKMGDALLFWSMKPDASLDPSSLHGGCAVIKGNKWSATKWMRVNEYKV from the exons ATGGCGAAAGGTAGATACTCTCGCCTTCCAGCTCGAAAATCATCGTCGTCGACGATGATTCTGACTCTGCTCCTCATGTTCACATTCGTCATTCTCATACTTCTTGCCCTCGGAATTCTCTCTATTCCTAGCAATTCCGGTGATCCCTCTCGCAAGGCCAACGATCTCAGCACCATCGTCCATAATAAAGTGGACAGGTATGGTGTTTTTGCTGTGATGTTAAGTTCTGTTTTGTTGAATTGGAATTGGGATCTCGTTATTTATTTGATTGTGTGTAATTGCAGTATCGAGGGAGACGATGGGGGACAAGAACACTGGGCTGAGGTGATCTCGTGGGAGCCTCGGGCTTCTATCTATCATAATTTTTTG AGCAAAGAGGAATGTGATTACCTGATCAATCTAGCCAAGCCTCATATGCAAAAGTCTACAGTTGTTGACAGTGAAACTGGGAAGAGTAAAGATAGCAG AGTGCGAACAAGCTCTGGCACATTCCTTCCAAGAGGTCGTGATAAAAAGATAAGGGAAATTGAGAAGAGGATTGCTGATTTCACCTTCATACCTGTAG AACATGGGGAAGGACTCCAAGTTCTTCACTATGAAGTTGGGCAAAAATATGAGCCTCATTTTGACTACTTCATGGATGAGTTCAATACCAAGAATGGGGGTCAACGCATAGCAACTGTTCTTATGTACCT CTCAGATGTTGAAGAAGGGGGTGAGACAGTATTTCCTTCTGCCAAAGGGAACTATAGTGCTGTGCCTTGGTGGAATGAGTTGTCTGAATGTGGAAAAGGAGGGCTTTCTGTTAAACCAAAGATGGGCGATGCATTGCTTTTCTGGAGCATGAAACCTGACGCCTCTCTGGATCCTTCGAGCCTGCATG GTGGTTGCGCAGTGATTAAAGGGAATAAGTGGTCAGCTACCAAGTGGATGCGTGTGAATGAGTACAAAGTCTGA
- the LOC110642212 gene encoding probable prolyl 4-hydroxylase 10 isoform X2, with protein MAKGRYSRLPARKSSSSTMILTLLLMFTFVILILLALGILSIPSNSGDPSRKANDLSTIVHNKVDSIEGDDGGQEHWAEVISWEPRASIYHNFLSKEECDYLINLAKPHMQKSTVVDSETGKSKDSRVRTSSGTFLPRGRDKKIREIEKRIADFTFIPVEHGEGLQVLHYEVGQKYEPHFDYFMDEFNTKNGGQRIATVLMYLSDVEEGGETVFPSAKGNYSAVPWWNELSECGKGGLSVKPKMGDALLFWSMKPDASLDPSSLHGGCAVIKGNKWSATKWMRVNEYKV; from the exons ATGGCGAAAGGTAGATACTCTCGCCTTCCAGCTCGAAAATCATCGTCGTCGACGATGATTCTGACTCTGCTCCTCATGTTCACATTCGTCATTCTCATACTTCTTGCCCTCGGAATTCTCTCTATTCCTAGCAATTCCGGTGATCCCTCTCGCAAGGCCAACGATCTCAGCACCATCGTCCATAATAAAGTGGACAG TATCGAGGGAGACGATGGGGGACAAGAACACTGGGCTGAGGTGATCTCGTGGGAGCCTCGGGCTTCTATCTATCATAATTTTTTG AGCAAAGAGGAATGTGATTACCTGATCAATCTAGCCAAGCCTCATATGCAAAAGTCTACAGTTGTTGACAGTGAAACTGGGAAGAGTAAAGATAGCAG AGTGCGAACAAGCTCTGGCACATTCCTTCCAAGAGGTCGTGATAAAAAGATAAGGGAAATTGAGAAGAGGATTGCTGATTTCACCTTCATACCTGTAG AACATGGGGAAGGACTCCAAGTTCTTCACTATGAAGTTGGGCAAAAATATGAGCCTCATTTTGACTACTTCATGGATGAGTTCAATACCAAGAATGGGGGTCAACGCATAGCAACTGTTCTTATGTACCT CTCAGATGTTGAAGAAGGGGGTGAGACAGTATTTCCTTCTGCCAAAGGGAACTATAGTGCTGTGCCTTGGTGGAATGAGTTGTCTGAATGTGGAAAAGGAGGGCTTTCTGTTAAACCAAAGATGGGCGATGCATTGCTTTTCTGGAGCATGAAACCTGACGCCTCTCTGGATCCTTCGAGCCTGCATG GTGGTTGCGCAGTGATTAAAGGGAATAAGTGGTCAGCTACCAAGTGGATGCGTGTGAATGAGTACAAAGTCTGA
- the LOC110642217 gene encoding aconitate hydratase 1 isoform X1 gives MGMNENPFNSILKTLEKPDGGEFGKYYSLPALNDPRIDKLPYSIRILLESAIRNCDEFQVKSKDVEKIIDWKNTSPKQVEIPFKPARVLLQDFTGVPAVVDLACMRDAMNGLGGDSNKINPLVPVDLVIDHSVQVDVARSENAVQANMELEFQRNKERFAFLKWGSNAFHNMLVVPPGSGIVHQVNLEYLGRVVFNTKGMLYPDSVVGTDSHTTMIDGLGVAGWGVGGIEAEAAMLGQPMSMVLPGVVGFKLSGKLRDGVTATDLVLTVTQMLRKHGVVGKFVEFYGEGMGELSLADRATIANMSPEYGATMGFFPVDHVTLHYLKLTGRSDETVSMIESYLRANKMFVDYGEPQIDRVYSSYLELNLEDVEPCVSGPKRPHDRVPLKEMKADWHSCLDNRVGFKGFAIPKQSQSKVAEFNFHGTPAQLRHGDVVIAAITSCTNTSNPSVMLGAALVAKKACELGLEVKPWVKTSLAPGSGVVTKYLENSGLQKYLNQLGFHIVGYGCTTCIGNSGDIDEAVASAITENDLVAAAVLSGNRNFEGRVHPLTRANYLASPPLVVAYALAGTVDIDFETEPIGEGKDGKKIFFRDIWPSNEEVAKVVQSNVLPDMFKATYKAITKGNPMWNHLSVPSGTLYSWDSTSTYIHEPPYFKSMTMSPPGPHGVKNAYCLLNFGDSITTDHISPAGSIHKDSPAARYLVERGVDRRDFNSYGSRRGNDEVMARGTFANIRIVNKLLGGEVGPKTIHIPSGEKLSVFDVAMRYKSEGHDTIILAGAEYGSGSSRDWAAKGPMLLGVKAVIAKSFERIHRSNLVGMGIIPLCFKPGEDAETLGLTGHERYSIELPSSVSDIRPGQDVTVVTDNGKSFTCTLRFDTEVELAYFDHGGILRYVIRNLIHTKH, from the exons ATGGGTA TGAATGAAAACCCTTTCAATAGCATATTGAAGACTCTTGAGAAACCTGATGGTGGTGAATTCGGCAAGTACTATAGCTTGCCTGCTCTCAATGATCCCAGAATCG ATAAACTGCCATATTCAATTAGGATCCTTTTAGAGTCTGCTATTCGAAACTGCGATGAGTTTCAGGTTAAGAGTAAGGATGTTGAGAAGATTATTGACTGGAAGAATACTTCTCCTAAACAAGTTGAAATCCCATTTAAGCCTGCCAGAGTGCTTCTTCAG GATTTTACTGGAGTTCCTGCTGTTGTTGATCTTGCCTGCATGCGAGATGCCATGAACGGCCTTGGAGGTGATTCTAATAAGATTAACCCACTG GTTCCGGTTGATCTTGTTATTGATCACTCAGTTCAGGTTGATGTGGCAAGGTCAGAAAATGCGGTGCAGGCTAATATGGAACTCGAATTTCAAAGGAACAAAGAAAGATTTGCCTTTCTCAAATGGGGTTCAAATGCGTTCCATAACATGCTTGTCGTTCCCCCTGGTTCTGGGATAGTCCATCAG GTCAATTTGGAATACCTTGGAAGAGTTGTGTTCAACACAAAGGGTATGCTTTACCCTGACAGTGTAGTTGGAACAGATTCGCACACAACTATGATAGATGGATTAGGTGTTGCTGGTTGGGGAGTTGGTGGAATAGAAGCAGAAGCTGCAATGCTTGGCCAG CCCATGAGCATGGTCCTGCCTGGTGTTGTTGGGTTTAAGTTGTCAGGAAAACTAAGGGATGGTGTTACAGCCACTGATTTGGTTTTGACAGTAACACAAATGCTAAGGAAGCATGGGGTTGTTGGCAAGTTTGTGGAGTTCTATG GCGAAGGCATGGGTGAACTATCATTAGCAGACCGTGCTACTATTGCAAACATGTCTCCTGAGTATGGTGCAACCATGGGCTTTTTTCCTGTGGATCATGTTACTCTGCATTATCTCAAATTGACTGGCAGAAGTGATGAAACT GTCTCTATGATAGAATCCTATTTAAGAGCTAACAAGATGTTTGTTGACTATGGTGAG CCCCAGATTGATAGGGTATACTCCTCATATCTAGAATTGAATCTTGAGGATGTGGAACCTTGCGTATCAGGGCCAAAAAG GCCTCATGATCGGGTTCCTTTGAAGGAAATGAAAGCAGATTGGCATTCATGCTTAGACAACAGGGTTGGATTTAAG GGATTTGCTATACCAAAGCAATCCCAAAGCAAGGTTGCAGAGTTCAATTTTCATGGGACTCCCGCCCAACTTAGGCATGGTGATGTGGTTATAGCTGCTATTACTAGTTGCACTAATACCTCAAACCCTAGTGTAATGCTTGGAGCTGCTTTGGTTGCAAAGAAAGCTTGTGAACTGGGATTGGAG GTAAAACCATGGGTTAAAACAAGTCTTGCTCCAGGTTCTGGGGTTGTGACCAAATACTTGGAAAACAG TGGCCTGCAGAAGTATTTGAATCAGCTAGGGTTCCATATAGTTGGTTATGGATGCACCACTTGCATTGGCAATTCAGGTGATATTGATGAAGCTGTGGCATCAGCTATTACTGAAAATG ACTTAGTGGCAGCAGCTGTATTGTCTGGGAATAGAAATTTTGAGGGTCGTGTACATCCTTTAACAAGAGCTAATTATCTTGCCTCACCTCCACTTGTGGTTGCCTACGCACTTGCTGGAACG gtagatattgattttgaaaCAGAACCAATTGGGGAAGGAAAAGATGGAAAGAAGATATTTTTCAGGGATATATGGCCATCCAATGAAGAAGTGGCAAAA GTTGTACAATCAAATGTGCTGCCTGATATGTTCAAGGCTACTTATAAGGCAATCACTAAAGGAAATCCCATGTGGAACCACTTATCTGTACCTTCTGGCACTCTCTACTCCTGGGATTCGACATCAACATACATACATGAACCGCCTTATTTCAAAAGCATGACCATGTCACCTCCAGGACCACATGGTGTGAAGAATGCTTACTGCTTGCTCAATTTTGGGGATAGTATTACGACTGATCACATTTCACCAGCTGGTAGCATCCACAAAGACAGTCCTGCGGCCAGATACCTTGTGGAACGTGGTGTTGACAGAAGGGACTTTAACTCTTATGGAAGTCGCCGTGGTAATGATGAGGTGATGGCAAGGGGCACCTTTGCCAACATTCGCATTGTCAACAAACTGTTGGGAGGAGAAGTTGGACCTAAGACAATTCATATCCCTAGTGGAGAGAAACTCTCTGTTTTTGATGTTGCCATG AGGTACAAAAGTGAGGGACATGATACAATTATCCTGGCTGGTGCTGAGTATGGGAGTGGCAGTTCTCGTGATTGGGCTGCCAAGGGTCCAATGCTATTG GGTGTGAAAGCAGTGATAGCAAAGAGCTTTGAGCGAATTCATCGCAGTAATTTGGTTGGCATGGGTATTATTCCATTATGTTTTAAGCCTGGTGAGGATGCTGAGACACTTGGATTGACTGGCCATGAACGCTACAGTATCGAACTTCCAAGCAGTGTGAGTGACATTAGACCTGGTCAAGATGTCACAGTTGTGACGGACAATGGCAAGTCATTCACATGTACCTTACGTTTTGATACAGAG GTGGAACTTGCATATTTTGATCATGGAGGCATTTTGCGATATGTCATCAGGAACCTGATTCATACAAAACATTGA
- the LOC110642217 gene encoding aconitate hydratase 1 isoform X2, with protein MVNENPFNSILKTLEKPDGGEFGKYYSLPALNDPRIDKLPYSIRILLESAIRNCDEFQVKSKDVEKIIDWKNTSPKQVEIPFKPARVLLQDFTGVPAVVDLACMRDAMNGLGGDSNKINPLVPVDLVIDHSVQVDVARSENAVQANMELEFQRNKERFAFLKWGSNAFHNMLVVPPGSGIVHQVNLEYLGRVVFNTKGMLYPDSVVGTDSHTTMIDGLGVAGWGVGGIEAEAAMLGQPMSMVLPGVVGFKLSGKLRDGVTATDLVLTVTQMLRKHGVVGKFVEFYGEGMGELSLADRATIANMSPEYGATMGFFPVDHVTLHYLKLTGRSDETVSMIESYLRANKMFVDYGEPQIDRVYSSYLELNLEDVEPCVSGPKRPHDRVPLKEMKADWHSCLDNRVGFKGFAIPKQSQSKVAEFNFHGTPAQLRHGDVVIAAITSCTNTSNPSVMLGAALVAKKACELGLEVKPWVKTSLAPGSGVVTKYLENSGLQKYLNQLGFHIVGYGCTTCIGNSGDIDEAVASAITENDLVAAAVLSGNRNFEGRVHPLTRANYLASPPLVVAYALAGTVDIDFETEPIGEGKDGKKIFFRDIWPSNEEVAKVVQSNVLPDMFKATYKAITKGNPMWNHLSVPSGTLYSWDSTSTYIHEPPYFKSMTMSPPGPHGVKNAYCLLNFGDSITTDHISPAGSIHKDSPAARYLVERGVDRRDFNSYGSRRGNDEVMARGTFANIRIVNKLLGGEVGPKTIHIPSGEKLSVFDVAMRYKSEGHDTIILAGAEYGSGSSRDWAAKGPMLLGVKAVIAKSFERIHRSNLVGMGIIPLCFKPGEDAETLGLTGHERYSIELPSSVSDIRPGQDVTVVTDNGKSFTCTLRFDTEVELAYFDHGGILRYVIRNLIHTKH; from the exons ATGG TGAATGAAAACCCTTTCAATAGCATATTGAAGACTCTTGAGAAACCTGATGGTGGTGAATTCGGCAAGTACTATAGCTTGCCTGCTCTCAATGATCCCAGAATCG ATAAACTGCCATATTCAATTAGGATCCTTTTAGAGTCTGCTATTCGAAACTGCGATGAGTTTCAGGTTAAGAGTAAGGATGTTGAGAAGATTATTGACTGGAAGAATACTTCTCCTAAACAAGTTGAAATCCCATTTAAGCCTGCCAGAGTGCTTCTTCAG GATTTTACTGGAGTTCCTGCTGTTGTTGATCTTGCCTGCATGCGAGATGCCATGAACGGCCTTGGAGGTGATTCTAATAAGATTAACCCACTG GTTCCGGTTGATCTTGTTATTGATCACTCAGTTCAGGTTGATGTGGCAAGGTCAGAAAATGCGGTGCAGGCTAATATGGAACTCGAATTTCAAAGGAACAAAGAAAGATTTGCCTTTCTCAAATGGGGTTCAAATGCGTTCCATAACATGCTTGTCGTTCCCCCTGGTTCTGGGATAGTCCATCAG GTCAATTTGGAATACCTTGGAAGAGTTGTGTTCAACACAAAGGGTATGCTTTACCCTGACAGTGTAGTTGGAACAGATTCGCACACAACTATGATAGATGGATTAGGTGTTGCTGGTTGGGGAGTTGGTGGAATAGAAGCAGAAGCTGCAATGCTTGGCCAG CCCATGAGCATGGTCCTGCCTGGTGTTGTTGGGTTTAAGTTGTCAGGAAAACTAAGGGATGGTGTTACAGCCACTGATTTGGTTTTGACAGTAACACAAATGCTAAGGAAGCATGGGGTTGTTGGCAAGTTTGTGGAGTTCTATG GCGAAGGCATGGGTGAACTATCATTAGCAGACCGTGCTACTATTGCAAACATGTCTCCTGAGTATGGTGCAACCATGGGCTTTTTTCCTGTGGATCATGTTACTCTGCATTATCTCAAATTGACTGGCAGAAGTGATGAAACT GTCTCTATGATAGAATCCTATTTAAGAGCTAACAAGATGTTTGTTGACTATGGTGAG CCCCAGATTGATAGGGTATACTCCTCATATCTAGAATTGAATCTTGAGGATGTGGAACCTTGCGTATCAGGGCCAAAAAG GCCTCATGATCGGGTTCCTTTGAAGGAAATGAAAGCAGATTGGCATTCATGCTTAGACAACAGGGTTGGATTTAAG GGATTTGCTATACCAAAGCAATCCCAAAGCAAGGTTGCAGAGTTCAATTTTCATGGGACTCCCGCCCAACTTAGGCATGGTGATGTGGTTATAGCTGCTATTACTAGTTGCACTAATACCTCAAACCCTAGTGTAATGCTTGGAGCTGCTTTGGTTGCAAAGAAAGCTTGTGAACTGGGATTGGAG GTAAAACCATGGGTTAAAACAAGTCTTGCTCCAGGTTCTGGGGTTGTGACCAAATACTTGGAAAACAG TGGCCTGCAGAAGTATTTGAATCAGCTAGGGTTCCATATAGTTGGTTATGGATGCACCACTTGCATTGGCAATTCAGGTGATATTGATGAAGCTGTGGCATCAGCTATTACTGAAAATG ACTTAGTGGCAGCAGCTGTATTGTCTGGGAATAGAAATTTTGAGGGTCGTGTACATCCTTTAACAAGAGCTAATTATCTTGCCTCACCTCCACTTGTGGTTGCCTACGCACTTGCTGGAACG gtagatattgattttgaaaCAGAACCAATTGGGGAAGGAAAAGATGGAAAGAAGATATTTTTCAGGGATATATGGCCATCCAATGAAGAAGTGGCAAAA GTTGTACAATCAAATGTGCTGCCTGATATGTTCAAGGCTACTTATAAGGCAATCACTAAAGGAAATCCCATGTGGAACCACTTATCTGTACCTTCTGGCACTCTCTACTCCTGGGATTCGACATCAACATACATACATGAACCGCCTTATTTCAAAAGCATGACCATGTCACCTCCAGGACCACATGGTGTGAAGAATGCTTACTGCTTGCTCAATTTTGGGGATAGTATTACGACTGATCACATTTCACCAGCTGGTAGCATCCACAAAGACAGTCCTGCGGCCAGATACCTTGTGGAACGTGGTGTTGACAGAAGGGACTTTAACTCTTATGGAAGTCGCCGTGGTAATGATGAGGTGATGGCAAGGGGCACCTTTGCCAACATTCGCATTGTCAACAAACTGTTGGGAGGAGAAGTTGGACCTAAGACAATTCATATCCCTAGTGGAGAGAAACTCTCTGTTTTTGATGTTGCCATG AGGTACAAAAGTGAGGGACATGATACAATTATCCTGGCTGGTGCTGAGTATGGGAGTGGCAGTTCTCGTGATTGGGCTGCCAAGGGTCCAATGCTATTG GGTGTGAAAGCAGTGATAGCAAAGAGCTTTGAGCGAATTCATCGCAGTAATTTGGTTGGCATGGGTATTATTCCATTATGTTTTAAGCCTGGTGAGGATGCTGAGACACTTGGATTGACTGGCCATGAACGCTACAGTATCGAACTTCCAAGCAGTGTGAGTGACATTAGACCTGGTCAAGATGTCACAGTTGTGACGGACAATGGCAAGTCATTCACATGTACCTTACGTTTTGATACAGAG GTGGAACTTGCATATTTTGATCATGGAGGCATTTTGCGATATGTCATCAGGAACCTGATTCATACAAAACATTGA